The genomic DNA AAAATGCGCGGCGGCAAAAGCCCGTCAGGCAGGCCGGACCAAATCCGGTCCAGGGCCGAGCTGACATCGACCACTGCCGCATCAATGCCTTTTGTGTACTCGAATTCAACACTGACAGCCGCAACCTCATCCTTGCTCACCGCCCGTACTGTCCTACTCTGGTCCAGGGAGGCCAGCTCGGCATCCACATATCTGGCCACCCTGGACTGAACGTCCTCGGCCGAGGCTCCCGGCCAGATCAAAAGCACGGATACCGAAGGGTAGTTGGCCTCTGGAAACAGGTTCTGGGGCAGGCGCTGAAAGCTGGCCAGCCCCAGGGCCACCCCCAAAAGAACCACGGCCAGAACCAAGTGAGGATGTTCAAAGGTCTTGTCTACCAGAGTCATGAATCAAGGACTCTTTTCGGGTCATCGGTTGTCAGAACGTTCATTCCGTGTCTTTCTTCTTTTGTTTCCAATGATATTTTCTTTGAATTGTAGAAGATTATTGGTTGGGTTTGTATGTTCATTTTGTATTTAACATACTGATATAATATATTATCAACTGAACATATCCAGAAACATTCAAAGAACAAACCGAACATTTCCAGCTAAGCAACAGACGAACACCTGGAAAACGAACAGATGTCGTCAATGTTTTCCACAGGCTGTAGATTATACAGCAACACAAGAGATTCTTAAGTTTCTACAGTCCGTTAGAATGACAAGAGCGGACATCAGAACCATCCGGCGGGCCTGCTTTTTTATGTCTTGTCATTCTGAGCGAGTCTGGGAGCGAAGAATCTCTCATCAAAATGAATAATAGACCCGGTTCTGTTCAGTCTGATTTTATTGTCTCAACTGGACCGGTTTCCACCTTCATCCCAGGGCTCAAGCGCATGAGCTTAGACAATGCACCAACGACAACTCGTTGTCCGGGTTGGAGTTCATTATCCATGAGCACAGCCCTGTCCGCGGTTCTGGAGAGTACGTGCACCTGATGCATCTGAATTCGGTTTTCCTCGTTCACGGTGAAGACAACATCTTCTTTTTCCTGGCTGAGCAAGGCCCTGGAGGGAACAATAATGCCCATGGCCCTGGAAACAAGAAGCTCAACCTCCAGGCTTGAACCACTGGGCAGTTCAAAGGGCGGCTTTTGCATGAATGCTTCGACCTCAACCAAGGGTGAATTCTGGGACGTGGCTGGATGTATGCGGGTTATGTCCGCTTTCTGGGTTTTCCCTTGAGAGTGAATGCGGACTTTGTTCCCGGGCAGCAACTTGGTGTGGACCTCGGCTGGAACCCGGATATGTATGTTGTACCCAGCTGCGGAATCTTCGAGGATCATGACCGGCTGTCCGGGCTGAGCCATATCCCCCGGTTCTTGAAGCCGTTTGTGTATCCGTCCGTTTAGGGGTGCCTCCAGGCGGGTATAGCTCAGCCTGGTTCTGGCTTGATTTAGTTCGTTTCTGACTCGTTCCCGGCTGGATTTGGCCTGGTTCAGATTGGACAAGGTGCGGTCTATTTCGTCCTGGGATATAGCCCCAGGAGCCAGCTTTTTCTGTCGGGCACGGGTCTTCTCCAACATCCAGATCTGTTCTTCGATCCGCTTTTTTTCCGCCTCCAAAGCCTGAATGTTTTCCTGGAGTTCCCGGTCATCGAGGCGAACCAGAAGCTGACCGTCTTGGATATGTTCTCCGGCATGACCTTGCATACCCACTATTCGCCCCTGTATTCTGGGACTCAGTGCTATGCTTCTCTCCGGACGGAGGATGCCCCTGTAGGTCTGGCTGACCTGCAGGGTGCCGTCGGATACCGGTGCAGTCTGCACGGCCAAAGCCGGCTCCTTGGTTGCCTGTACCGAAAAGATCTGCTGTCTACGCATGTGAACCAGCTTTATACCAGCCAGGACCAGAGCGGCCAGCAACAGGAGAATAATGAATCGTTTGAGCCAGGGCATGCCTTTTCCTATCGCAATTTTTTATCTGTTCATTTGATCTGTATCAAAAACATTGCAGCCGACCTGGGTTAGAAAGAGATTGCAAACATGGCCGATGAA from Desulfovermiculus halophilus DSM 18834 includes the following:
- a CDS encoding efflux RND transporter periplasmic adaptor subunit, producing the protein MPWLKRFIILLLLAALVLAGIKLVHMRRQQIFSVQATKEPALAVQTAPVSDGTLQVSQTYRGILRPERSIALSPRIQGRIVGMQGHAGEHIQDGQLLVRLDDRELQENIQALEAEKKRIEEQIWMLEKTRARQKKLAPGAISQDEIDRTLSNLNQAKSSRERVRNELNQARTRLSYTRLEAPLNGRIHKRLQEPGDMAQPGQPVMILEDSAAGYNIHIRVPAEVHTKLLPGNKVRIHSQGKTQKADITRIHPATSQNSPLVEVEAFMQKPPFELPSGSSLEVELLVSRAMGIIVPSRALLSQEKEDVVFTVNEENRIQMHQVHVLSRTADRAVLMDNELQPGQRVVVGALSKLMRLSPGMKVETGPVETIKSD